One Archocentrus centrarchus isolate MPI-CPG fArcCen1 chromosome 14, fArcCen1, whole genome shotgun sequence DNA window includes the following coding sequences:
- the gabra6b gene encoding gamma-aminobutyric acid receptor subunit alpha-6 translates to MAFLVTCLFLSCYSASSVWGNQHSETSIYLDNITRILDRLLDGYDNRLRPGFGGPVTEVKTDIFVTSFGPVSDVEMEYTMDVFFRQTWIDERLKFEGPIEILRLNNLMVSKIWTPDTFFRNGKRSISHNMTTPNKLFRIMQNGTILYTMRLTINAECPMRLMNFPMDGHACPLKFGSYAYPISEIVYTWKKGPLSSVEVPQESSSLLQYDLIGQTVSSERLKSNTGEYVIMTVHFHLQRKMGFFLIQTYIPCIMTVILAQVSFWINKESVPARTVFGITTVLTMTTLSISARHSLPKVSYATAMDWFIAVCFAFVFSALIEFAAVNYFSTLQANRELRKAAAMKAAAQEAAAAAAAPAVATGNDGEVSSVDASSVLKKRMNSTPMFDRPAKTFPNPPVNAQAFLQQGSAVPANNVLTGTSIIDKYSRILFPLSFGAFNLVYWIVYLTKDTMEMSRDTV, encoded by the exons ATGGCTTTCCTTGTAACTTGCTTATTTCTGTCTTG TTACAGTGCGAGCAGTGTTTGGGGAAATCAGCACAGTGAGACCAGTATATATTTGGATAACATCACGCGTATATTGGATAGATTACTGGATGGCTATGACAACAGACTACGACCTGGATTTGGAG GTCCTGTTACAGAGGTTAAAACTGACATCTTTGTCACCAGCTTTGGACCTGTTTCAGATGTTGAGATG GAATACACCATGGATGTGTTCTTTCGTCAGACATGGATTGACGAACGGCTAAAATTTGAGGGCCCCATCGAGATCCTGCGGCTCAACAACTTGATGGTCAGCAAGATCTGGACACCAGACACATTTTTCCGGAATGGCAAGAGGTCGATCTCTCACAACATGACTACCCCCAACAAGCTGTTCCGCATCATGCAGAACGGAACTATCCTCTACACCATGAG ATTAACTATAAATGCCGAGTGCCCCATGCGTCTGATGAACTTCCCAATGGATGGACATGCCTGCCCGCTTAAGTTTGGCAGTT ATGCTTACCCTATCAGTGAAATTGTGTACACTTGGAAGAAAGGTCCTCTGTCATCTGTTGAGGTGCCACAGGAATCATCCAGTTTGCTGCAGTATGACCTTATTGGTCAGACAGTATCCAGCGAGAGACTAAAATCCAATACAG GTGAATATGTCATTATGACCGTCCATTTCCACCTGCAAAGGAAAATGGGCTTCTTCTTGATTCAGACTTACATTCCCTGTATTATGACTGTCATCCTGGCCCAAGTCTCGTTCTGGATTAATAAGGAATCAGTTCCTGCTCGGACCGTATTTG GTATCACCACTGTCTTGACGATGACGACACTTAGCATCAGTGCCCGCCACTCGCTCCCCAAAGTCTCTTATGCCACAGCCATGGATTGGTTCATTGCTGTTTGCTTTGCCTTTGTCTTCTCCGCCTTGATTGAGTTTGCAGCCGTCAACTACTTCTCCACCCTACAGGCCAACAGGGAGCTCAGGAAGGCAGCAGCCATGAAGGCGGCAGCTCAggaggcagcagctgcagccgcaGCACCCGCTGTAGCCACAGGGAATGATGGAGAGGTTTCCTCA GTGGATGCCAGTAGTGTGCTGAAAAAGAGGATGAACTCCACCCCGATGTTTGACCGCCCTGCCAAAACATTTCCCAACCCACCGGTCAATGCCCAGGCATTCCTGCAGCAAGGTTCAGCTGTACCAGCCAACAATGTTCTGACTGGCACCAGCATCATTGACAAATACTCACGCATCCTTTTTCCCCTTTCGTTTGGCGCCTTCAACCTGGTCTACTGGATTGTCTATCTCACCAAGGACACAATGGAGATGTCCAG